One Lepus europaeus isolate LE1 chromosome 7, mLepTim1.pri, whole genome shotgun sequence DNA segment encodes these proteins:
- the RPS25 gene encoding small ribosomal subunit protein eS25: MPPKDDKKKKDAGKSAKKDKDPVNKSGGKAKKKKWSKGKVRDKLNNLVLFDKATYDKLCKEVPNYKLITPAVVSERLKIRGSLARAALQELLSKGLIKLVSKHRAQVIYTRNTKGGDAPAAGEDA, encoded by the exons ATG CCGCCCAAGGAtgacaagaagaaaaaagatgcCGGAAAGTCGGCCAAGAAAGACAAGGACCCCGTGAACAAGTCTGGAGGCAAGGCCAAAAAGAAG AAGTGGTCTAAAGGCAAAGTTCGGGACAAGCTCAATAACCTGGTCTTGTTTGACAAAGCTACGTACGACAAGCTCTGTAAGGAAGTGCCCAACTACAAGCTCATAACTCCGGCCGTGGTCTCTGAGAGACTGAAGATCCGCGGGtccctggccagggcagccctgcaggAGCTCCTGAGTAAAG GACTTATCAAACTGGTTTCAAAGCACAGAGCTCAAGTGATTTACACCAGAAACACCAAGGGGGGAGATGCCCCAGCTGCGGGTGAAGATGCGTGA
- the TRAPPC4 gene encoding trafficking protein particle complex subunit 4, producing MAIFSVYVVNKAGGLIYQLDSYAPRAEAEKTFSYPLDLLLKLHDERVLVAFGQRDGIRVGHAVLAINGADVNGKYTADGKEVLEYLGNPANYPVSIRFGRPRLTSNEKLMLASMFHSLFAIGSQLSPEQGSSGIEMLETDTFKLHCFQTLTGIKFVVLADPRQAGIDSLLRKIYEIYSDFALKNPFYSLEMPIRCELFDQNLKLALEVAEKAGTFGPGS from the exons ATGGCGATATTTAGCGTGTATGTGGTGAACAAAGCTGGCGGTCTGATTTACCAGCTGGACAGCTACGCGCCGCGGGCCGAGGCCGAGAAGACCTTCAGTTACCCGCTGGATCTGCTGCTCAAACTACACGACGAGCGCGTGCTGGTGGCCTTCGGCCAGCGGGACGGCATCCGGG TGGGCCATGCGGTGTTGGCCATTAATGGCGCGGACGTGAACGGCAAGTACACGGCCGATGGCAAGGAGGTGCTGGAGTATCTGGGTAATCCTGCAAACTACCCAGTGTCCATTCGGTTCGGCCGGCCTCGCCTCACCTCCAATGAGAAGCTCATGCTGGCCTCCATGTTCCACTC GCTTTTTGCCATTGGCTCCCAGCTGTCTCCTGAGCAGGGGAGCTCAGGCATTGAGATGCTGGAGACAGACACATTCAAACTGCACTGCTTCCAAACGCTGACAG GGATCAAGTTTGTGGTGCTGGCAGACCCTAGGCAAGCTGGAATAGATTCCCTTCTCCGAAAAATTTACGAGATTTACTCAGACTTTGCCCTCAAGAATCCATTCTACTCCCTGGAAATGCCCATCAG GTGTGAGCTGTTTGATCAGAACCTGAAGCTAGCCCTGGAAGTGGCAGAGAAGGCTGGGACTTTTGGACCTGGATCTTGA
- the SLC37A4 gene encoding glucose-6-phosphate exchanger SLC37A4 isoform X1, which translates to MAARGYGYYRTVIFSAMFGGYSLYYFNRKTFSFVMPSLVQEIPLDKDDLGLITSSQSAAYAISKFVSGVLSDQMSARWLFSSGLLLVGLVNIVFSWSSAVPVFAALWFLNGLAQGLGWPPCGKVLRKWFEPSQFGTWWAILSTSMNLAGGLGPILATVLAQSYSWRSTLALSGALCVAVSFLCLLLIHNEPADVGLRNLDPTPSKGKKGSSKEESTLQELLLSPYLWVLSTGYLVVFGVKTCCTDWGQFFLIQEKGQSALVGSSYMSALEVGGLVGSIAAGYLSDRAMAKAGLSVYGSPRHGLLLLMMAGMTASMYLFRVTVTSDSPKLWILVLGAVFGFSSYGPIALFGVIANESAPPNLCGTSHAIVGLMANVGGFLAGLPFSTIAKHYSWGTAFWVAELVCAASTAAFFLLRNIRTKMGRVPKKAE; encoded by the exons ATGGCGGCCCGGGGCTATGGCTATTACCGCACCGTGATCTTCTCAGCCATGTTCGGAGGCTACAGCCTGTACTACTTCAACCGCAAGACCTTCTCCTTTGTCATGCCGTCGCTGGTGCAGGAGATCCCCCTGGACAAGGATGACCTGG ggctCATCACCAGCAGCCAGTCGGCAGCCTATGCCATCAGCAAGTTTGTGAGTGGTGTGCTGTCCGACCAGATGAGTGCCCGCTGGCTCTTCTCCTCTGGGCTGCTCCTGGTCGGCCTGGTCAACATAGTGTTTTCCTGGAGCTCCGCGGTCCCTGTCTTCGCTGCTCTCTGGTTTCTTAATGGCttggcccaggggctgggctggcccccCTGCGGGAAGGTCTTACGGAAG tGGTTTGAGCCATCTCAGTTTGGCACTTGGTGGGCCATCCTGTCAACCAGCATGAACCTGGCTGGAGGGCTGGGCCCCATCCTGGCCACTGTCCTGGCCCAGAGCTACAgctggcgcagcacgctggcacTGTCTGGGGCCCTGTGTGTGGCTGtctccttcctctgtctcctgctcATCCACAATGAACCTGCCGATGTTGGACTCCGCAACCTGGACCCCACGCCCTCCAAGGGCAAGAAGG GCTCCTCGAAGGAGGAGAGCACCCTACAGGAGCTGCTGCTCTCCCCCTACCTATGGGTGCTCTCCACTGGCTACCTGGTGGTGTTTGGAGTAAAAACCTGCTGTACTGACTGGGGCCAGTTCTTCCTTATCCAGGAGAAAGGGCAGTCAGCCCTCGTGG GTAGCTCCTACATGAGTGCCCTGGAGGTAGGGGGCCTTGTAGGCAGCATCGCAGCTGGCTACCTGTCAGACCGGGCCATGGCCAAG GCGGGGCTGTCCGTGTACGGGAGCCCTCGCCATGGCCTGTTGCTGCTCATGATGGCCGGCATGACAGCGTCCATGTACCTCTTCCGGGTGACGGTGACCAGTGACTCCCCCAAG CTCTGGATCCTGGTGTTgggagctgtgtttggtttctcCTCATATGGCCCCATCGCCTTGTTTGGAGTCATAGCCAATGAGAGTGCTCCTCCCAACTTATGTGGCACCTCTCATGCCATTGTGGGACTCATGGCCAATG TGGGCGGCTTTCTGGCCGGGCTGCCCTTCAGCACCATTGCCAAGCACTACAGCTGGGGCACAGCCTTCTGGGTGGCTGAGCTGGTTTGTGCCGCCAGCACCGCTGCCTTCTTCCTGCTTCGAAACATCCGCACCAAGATGGGCAGAGTGCCCAAGAAGGCTGAGTGA
- the SLC37A4 gene encoding glucose-6-phosphate exchanger SLC37A4 isoform X3, with product MTWVSCCPLPSPAGLITSSQSAAYAISKFVSGVLSDQMSARWLFSSGLLLVGLVNIVFSWSSAVPVFAALWFLNGLAQGLGWPPCGKVLRKWFEPSQFGTWWAILSTSMNLAGGLGPILATVLAQSYSWRSTLALSGALCVAVSFLCLLLIHNEPADVGLRNLDPTPSKGKKGSSKEESTLQELLLSPYLWVLSTGYLVVFGVKTCCTDWGQFFLIQEKGQSALVGSSYMSALEVGGLVGSIAAGYLSDRAMAKAGLSVYGSPRHGLLLLMMAGMTASMYLFRVTVTSDSPKLWILVLGAVFGFSSYGPIALFGVIANESAPPNLCGTSHAIVGLMANVGGFLAGLPFSTIAKHYSWGTAFWVAELVCAASTAAFFLLRNIRTKMGRVPKKAE from the exons ATGACCTGG GTGTCCTGCTgcccgctcccctcccctgcagggctCATCACCAGCAGCCAGTCGGCAGCCTATGCCATCAGCAAGTTTGTGAGTGGTGTGCTGTCCGACCAGATGAGTGCCCGCTGGCTCTTCTCCTCTGGGCTGCTCCTGGTCGGCCTGGTCAACATAGTGTTTTCCTGGAGCTCCGCGGTCCCTGTCTTCGCTGCTCTCTGGTTTCTTAATGGCttggcccaggggctgggctggcccccCTGCGGGAAGGTCTTACGGAAG tGGTTTGAGCCATCTCAGTTTGGCACTTGGTGGGCCATCCTGTCAACCAGCATGAACCTGGCTGGAGGGCTGGGCCCCATCCTGGCCACTGTCCTGGCCCAGAGCTACAgctggcgcagcacgctggcacTGTCTGGGGCCCTGTGTGTGGCTGtctccttcctctgtctcctgctcATCCACAATGAACCTGCCGATGTTGGACTCCGCAACCTGGACCCCACGCCCTCCAAGGGCAAGAAGG GCTCCTCGAAGGAGGAGAGCACCCTACAGGAGCTGCTGCTCTCCCCCTACCTATGGGTGCTCTCCACTGGCTACCTGGTGGTGTTTGGAGTAAAAACCTGCTGTACTGACTGGGGCCAGTTCTTCCTTATCCAGGAGAAAGGGCAGTCAGCCCTCGTGG GTAGCTCCTACATGAGTGCCCTGGAGGTAGGGGGCCTTGTAGGCAGCATCGCAGCTGGCTACCTGTCAGACCGGGCCATGGCCAAG GCGGGGCTGTCCGTGTACGGGAGCCCTCGCCATGGCCTGTTGCTGCTCATGATGGCCGGCATGACAGCGTCCATGTACCTCTTCCGGGTGACGGTGACCAGTGACTCCCCCAAG CTCTGGATCCTGGTGTTgggagctgtgtttggtttctcCTCATATGGCCCCATCGCCTTGTTTGGAGTCATAGCCAATGAGAGTGCTCCTCCCAACTTATGTGGCACCTCTCATGCCATTGTGGGACTCATGGCCAATG TGGGCGGCTTTCTGGCCGGGCTGCCCTTCAGCACCATTGCCAAGCACTACAGCTGGGGCACAGCCTTCTGGGTGGCTGAGCTGGTTTGTGCCGCCAGCACCGCTGCCTTCTTCCTGCTTCGAAACATCCGCACCAAGATGGGCAGAGTGCCCAAGAAGGCTGAGTGA
- the SLC37A4 gene encoding glucose-6-phosphate exchanger SLC37A4 isoform X2, whose translation MAARGYGYYRTVIFSAMFGGYSLYYFNRKTFSFVMPSLVQEIPLDKDDLGLITSSQSAAYAISKFVSGVLSDQMSARWLFSSGLLLVGLVNIVFSWSSAVPVFAALWFLNGLAQGLGWPPCGKVLRKWFEPSQFGTWWAILSTSMNLAGGLGPILATVLAQSYSWRSTLALSGALCVAVSFLCLLLIHNEPADVGLRNLDPTPSKGKKGSSKEESTLQELLLSPYLWVLSTGYLVVFGVKTCCTDWGQFFLIQEKGQSALVGSSYMSALEVGGLVGSIAAGYLSDRAMAKAGLSVYGSPRHGLLLLMMAGMTASMYLFRVTVTSDSPKLWILVLGAVFGFSSYGPIALFGVIANESAPPNLCGTSHAIVGLMANGSPLLPDSGRLSGRAALQHHCQALQLGHSLLGG comes from the exons ATGGCGGCCCGGGGCTATGGCTATTACCGCACCGTGATCTTCTCAGCCATGTTCGGAGGCTACAGCCTGTACTACTTCAACCGCAAGACCTTCTCCTTTGTCATGCCGTCGCTGGTGCAGGAGATCCCCCTGGACAAGGATGACCTGG ggctCATCACCAGCAGCCAGTCGGCAGCCTATGCCATCAGCAAGTTTGTGAGTGGTGTGCTGTCCGACCAGATGAGTGCCCGCTGGCTCTTCTCCTCTGGGCTGCTCCTGGTCGGCCTGGTCAACATAGTGTTTTCCTGGAGCTCCGCGGTCCCTGTCTTCGCTGCTCTCTGGTTTCTTAATGGCttggcccaggggctgggctggcccccCTGCGGGAAGGTCTTACGGAAG tGGTTTGAGCCATCTCAGTTTGGCACTTGGTGGGCCATCCTGTCAACCAGCATGAACCTGGCTGGAGGGCTGGGCCCCATCCTGGCCACTGTCCTGGCCCAGAGCTACAgctggcgcagcacgctggcacTGTCTGGGGCCCTGTGTGTGGCTGtctccttcctctgtctcctgctcATCCACAATGAACCTGCCGATGTTGGACTCCGCAACCTGGACCCCACGCCCTCCAAGGGCAAGAAGG GCTCCTCGAAGGAGGAGAGCACCCTACAGGAGCTGCTGCTCTCCCCCTACCTATGGGTGCTCTCCACTGGCTACCTGGTGGTGTTTGGAGTAAAAACCTGCTGTACTGACTGGGGCCAGTTCTTCCTTATCCAGGAGAAAGGGCAGTCAGCCCTCGTGG GTAGCTCCTACATGAGTGCCCTGGAGGTAGGGGGCCTTGTAGGCAGCATCGCAGCTGGCTACCTGTCAGACCGGGCCATGGCCAAG GCGGGGCTGTCCGTGTACGGGAGCCCTCGCCATGGCCTGTTGCTGCTCATGATGGCCGGCATGACAGCGTCCATGTACCTCTTCCGGGTGACGGTGACCAGTGACTCCCCCAAG CTCTGGATCCTGGTGTTgggagctgtgtttggtttctcCTCATATGGCCCCATCGCCTTGTTTGGAGTCATAGCCAATGAGAGTGCTCCTCCCAACTTATGTGGCACCTCTCATGCCATTGTGGGACTCATGGCCAATG gctctcctcttctccctgacAGTGGGCGGCTTTCTGGCCGGGCTGCCCTTCAGCACCATTGCCAAGCACTACAGCTGGGGCACAGCCTTCTGGGTGGCTGA